The following proteins are co-located in the Bacillus pumilus genome:
- a CDS encoding MogA/MoaB family molybdenum cofactor biosynthesis protein has product MSVTEHKREAKARLHVKVMTVSDTRTKETDKSGRLMIDLLKEQGHLILAYDIVKDDIGAIQDALLEGTSEPKIDAVLLNGGTGIAARDVTIESITPLFSKELPGFGEIFRMLSYTEDIGSAAILSRATAGVVNQKVVFATPGSTGAVRLAMTKLIIPELPHVVRELEKDQK; this is encoded by the coding sequence ATGAGCGTTACGGAACATAAACGAGAAGCGAAAGCGAGGCTTCATGTAAAAGTCATGACAGTCAGTGATACAAGGACAAAGGAAACGGATAAAAGCGGCCGTCTCATGATTGATTTGCTCAAAGAACAGGGACATCTTATTCTTGCATACGATATTGTAAAAGATGACATTGGAGCGATCCAAGACGCTCTGCTTGAAGGAACAAGTGAGCCCAAGATTGATGCCGTCTTGTTAAATGGGGGAACAGGAATTGCCGCAAGGGATGTCACCATTGAATCCATTACCCCTCTTTTCTCAAAAGAGCTGCCTGGCTTTGGTGAAATCTTTCGCATGCTCAGCTATACAGAAGACATCGGTTCTGCTGCTATCTTGTCTAGAGCAACTGCTGGGGTCGTTAACCAAAAAGTGGTCTTTGCCACACCAGGCTCTACCGGAGCAGTTCGTTTAGCCATGACAAAACTCATTATTCCTGAGCTTCCTCACGTCGTGCGAGAGCTTGAAAAGGATCAAAAATAG
- a CDS encoding acetate kinase — protein MSKIIAINAGSSSLKFQLFDMPEETVLTKGLVERIGMDNSIFTISVDGEKKTEITDIPDHAVAVKMLLEKLTEFNIIKDFNEIDGVGHRVVHGGEKFSDSVLLTDEAIDEIDQLSELAPLHNPANVVGIKAFKQILPDVPAVAVFDTAFHQTMPEQSYLYSLPYDYYKNFGIRKYGFHGTSHKFVTERASELLGRPLEELRLISCHLGNGASIAAVEGGKSIDTSMGFTPLAGVAMGTRSGNIDPALIPFIMEKTGHTAEEVLSTLNKKSGLLGVSGLSSDLRDIEEATEEGNDRAEVALDIFASRIHKYIGSYAARMNGVDAIIFTAGIGENSSEVRARVLRGLEFMGVYWDPSLNNMRGEEAFISYPHSPVKVIVIPTNEEVMIARDVMRLA, from the coding sequence ATGTCCAAAATTATTGCAATCAACGCAGGAAGCTCATCTCTTAAATTCCAATTGTTCGACATGCCAGAAGAAACCGTTTTAACGAAAGGTCTTGTTGAAAGAATCGGAATGGACAACAGTATCTTTACGATTTCTGTAGATGGAGAAAAGAAAACAGAAATCACTGATATTCCAGATCACGCAGTAGCTGTAAAAATGCTGCTTGAAAAACTAACTGAATTCAACATCATCAAGGACTTTAATGAAATTGATGGCGTAGGACACCGCGTCGTTCACGGTGGAGAAAAGTTCAGCGATTCTGTTCTATTAACAGATGAAGCGATCGATGAGATTGATCAGCTTTCAGAGCTTGCACCACTGCACAACCCTGCAAACGTTGTAGGAATCAAAGCATTCAAACAAATTCTGCCTGACGTACCAGCGGTTGCTGTGTTCGATACAGCGTTCCACCAAACAATGCCAGAGCAGTCTTACCTATACAGCCTTCCGTACGACTACTACAAAAACTTTGGTATTCGTAAATACGGATTCCACGGGACAAGCCATAAGTTCGTCACAGAGCGTGCATCAGAACTATTAGGCCGTCCGTTAGAAGAGCTTCGTTTGATTTCTTGCCACCTTGGAAATGGTGCGAGTATCGCAGCAGTAGAAGGCGGAAAATCAATCGATACATCAATGGGCTTCACGCCGCTTGCTGGTGTGGCGATGGGTACACGTTCAGGTAACATTGACCCTGCCCTCATTCCATTTATTATGGAGAAAACAGGACATACTGCTGAAGAAGTTCTTTCTACTTTGAATAAGAAGAGTGGTCTTTTAGGTGTGTCTGGTCTTTCAAGTGACCTTCGTGATATCGAAGAAGCAACAGAAGAAGGAAACGACCGTGCAGAAGTAGCTCTTGATATTTTTGCCAGCCGTATTCATAAATACATCGGTTCTTATGCAGCGAGAATGAATGGCGTAGATGCGATCATCTTCACAGCTGGAATTGGTGAAAACAGTTCAGAAGTGCGAGCACGTGTACTTCGTGGTCTAGAATTCATGGGCGTTTACTGGGATCCATCTCTTAACAACATGAGAGGCGAAGAAGCATTCATCAGCTACCCTCACTCTCCTGTGAAAGTCATCGTGATTCCTACAAACGAAGAAGTGATGATTGCAAGAGACGTTATGCGCTTAGCGTAA
- a CDS encoding class I SAM-dependent methyltransferase → MQKDQVSTIFELLDTASIRLKKEQSISYIEALAEAGEAFFQANDRNGLLKDLIEKADFASYDHEQTRKAFQLAVLKGQKDISHPNRQMTPDTIGLFVSYLVNKFLEGQKELVVFDPAAGTGNLLLAVLNNLTAETKRGFASEIDDVLIKIAWAQANLEEKEVELFHQDSLEPLLISPADVTVCSLPVGYYPNDERAADYDLKAKEGHAFAHHLFIEQSLRYTKEGGFLFFIIPNDLFEGKESVQLKDFIKDHAYMNALIQLPVSMFKDKKHAKSLFVMQKKKEGLQAPKRMLFANLPSFSQKEAMVGVMRKLDQWFIEEKETKE, encoded by the coding sequence TTGCAGAAAGATCAAGTGAGTACTATTTTTGAGCTGCTCGATACAGCCTCGATTCGATTGAAAAAGGAACAGAGCATTTCCTATATTGAAGCATTGGCAGAAGCAGGAGAAGCCTTTTTCCAGGCAAATGATCGAAACGGTTTACTGAAGGACTTAATAGAGAAAGCAGATTTTGCCTCCTATGATCATGAGCAGACTCGTAAAGCGTTTCAGCTCGCCGTACTGAAAGGACAAAAGGACATTTCCCATCCAAACCGTCAAATGACGCCAGATACGATTGGCCTGTTTGTCAGCTATTTGGTGAATAAATTTTTAGAAGGCCAAAAAGAGCTTGTTGTCTTTGATCCAGCAGCGGGAACAGGGAACTTATTGCTTGCTGTGTTAAACAATCTCACTGCAGAAACAAAGCGCGGCTTTGCATCTGAAATTGATGATGTGCTCATTAAAATTGCTTGGGCACAGGCGAATTTAGAAGAGAAAGAAGTAGAGCTTTTCCATCAGGACAGCCTTGAGCCGCTTCTCATTTCACCGGCAGATGTCACCGTATGCAGCCTTCCAGTCGGCTATTACCCAAATGATGAGCGTGCAGCAGACTATGACTTAAAGGCAAAAGAAGGACATGCCTTTGCGCATCATTTATTCATTGAACAAAGCCTTCGTTACACGAAAGAAGGCGGCTTCTTATTCTTCATCATTCCAAACGATTTGTTTGAAGGAAAAGAAAGTGTGCAACTAAAGGATTTCATCAAAGATCATGCTTATATGAATGCGTTAATTCAGCTGCCAGTCTCCATGTTCAAAGACAAAAAGCACGCCAAAAGCTTATTTGTCATGCAAAAGAAAAAAGAGGGGCTGCAAGCACCCAAACGGATGCTGTTTGCCAATCTGCCATCTTTCTCACAGAAGGAAGCGATGGTTGGTGTGATGAGAAAGTTAGACCAGTGGTTTATAGAAGAAAAAGAAACGAAAGAATAG
- the tpx gene encoding thiol peroxidase, with amino-acid sequence MASITFKGSSVTLVGNEVKVGEQAPDFTVLTNSLGEVSLSDLAGKVTIISVIPSIDTGVCDAQTRRFNEEAAGLGPVNIYTISADLPFAQARWCGANGIENVETLSDHRDMSFGEAFGVYMKELRLLARAVFVLDPNGKVVYTEYVSEATNHPNYEKAIEAAKSLL; translated from the coding sequence TTGGCATCGATCACATTTAAAGGGAGTTCTGTAACGCTTGTAGGAAATGAAGTGAAAGTAGGCGAGCAGGCTCCTGATTTTACGGTATTAACGAACTCACTAGGGGAAGTTTCACTTTCTGATTTAGCAGGAAAAGTGACGATCATCTCAGTGATTCCTTCTATTGATACAGGTGTGTGTGACGCACAAACAAGACGTTTCAATGAAGAGGCAGCCGGTTTAGGTCCGGTCAATATTTATACGATTAGTGCAGATCTTCCATTTGCACAAGCGCGCTGGTGCGGAGCAAACGGAATTGAAAATGTAGAAACATTATCTGATCACAGAGATATGTCTTTTGGTGAAGCGTTTGGTGTATATATGAAAGAATTGCGTTTATTGGCGCGTGCTGTTTTCGTATTAGACCCGAACGGGAAAGTGGTTTACACTGAATACGTAAGCGAAGCAACGAATCATCCAAATTATGAAAAAGCCATTGAAGCTGCGAAATCACTGTTATAA
- the ytfJ gene encoding GerW family sporulation protein, with translation MADHPIQGLMKTAMENLKEMIDVNTIIGDPVETPDGSVILTVSKVGFGFAAGGSEFNGNQQKEKRSDEQERKEPRLPFGGGSGGGVSITPIAFLIVGTNGVRMLHLDEHTHLLDKILDSAPQAIERLQHMFKKDEREHRHKERKLDDIDL, from the coding sequence ATGGCAGATCATCCAATCCAAGGTCTGATGAAGACAGCGATGGAAAATTTAAAAGAAATGATCGATGTGAATACGATCATCGGCGATCCAGTCGAAACCCCTGACGGCAGCGTCATTCTCACTGTGTCAAAGGTCGGTTTTGGATTTGCAGCCGGCGGCAGTGAATTTAACGGTAACCAACAGAAAGAAAAACGTTCTGATGAACAAGAACGAAAAGAACCGAGACTCCCATTTGGCGGCGGAAGCGGCGGCGGGGTATCCATTACACCAATTGCCTTCTTAATTGTGGGAACAAACGGAGTTCGAATGCTTCATTTGGATGAACACACACATCTGCTTGATAAAATATTGGATTCTGCTCCTCAAGCAATTGAACGTCTTCAGCATATGTTTAAGAAGGATGAACGGGAGCACCGCCACAAAGAACGAAAACTAGATGACATAGACCTTTAA
- a CDS encoding DUF2953 domain-containing protein has translation MEEVSTVLYVWIAAFLFLVILLIFMKVTISLDYSHANDNDHIGLKVITLYGMVRLKKEIPMVKVNPEDQTIDIREKKMASSKTPSQEKESMHKKVGKRDMKQILHQMERITKEIVDLNRIMRKFFIHIKIVSFHWSTWIGFHDAALTGVAAGGVWSVKGALLAFMQEHLTFKHKPVYEVIPAFQHNVSQTHFTCIAYFRIGHAMLAAIRLLVHWLKGRKARKSASLQATKNESSV, from the coding sequence ATGGAGGAAGTGAGCACAGTGCTTTACGTTTGGATCGCAGCTTTTTTGTTCCTTGTGATCTTATTGATTTTCATGAAAGTGACCATTTCACTGGATTATTCGCATGCAAATGACAATGACCACATTGGGCTGAAGGTCATCACCTTATATGGAATGGTCAGACTCAAAAAAGAGATTCCGATGGTGAAGGTCAATCCGGAAGATCAAACGATTGATATTCGTGAAAAGAAAATGGCGAGCTCCAAAACGCCTAGTCAAGAAAAAGAATCCATGCATAAAAAAGTGGGAAAACGTGATATGAAGCAAATCCTTCATCAAATGGAGCGCATCACAAAAGAGATAGTAGATCTAAACCGGATCATGCGGAAGTTCTTCATTCACATCAAAATTGTATCGTTTCACTGGTCGACATGGATCGGCTTTCATGACGCCGCTTTAACAGGTGTGGCAGCCGGCGGCGTGTGGTCAGTCAAAGGAGCACTGCTTGCCTTTATGCAGGAGCATCTCACCTTTAAGCATAAACCGGTATATGAAGTCATTCCCGCCTTTCAGCACAATGTGTCACAGACCCATTTTACATGTATAGCTTATTTTCGTATTGGACATGCTATGCTTGCAGCCATTCGATTACTTGTCCATTGGTTAAAAGGGAGAAAGGCAAGAAAAAGTGCCTCTCTTCAAGCAACGAAGAATGAATCATCTGTTTAA
- a CDS encoding RDD family protein has product MDSTFDEVSESRSQQEELKPALAKRASIEAQAFAGFWIRFWAFILDWLVVWGVNHLTVSPIFSLFGWSKGGGWFSPFSVTTTIVFLLYFAIMTKIFHQTLGKMVFGIKVVSLQPEKQLAWDVIFFREIVGRYINSLFVLYAVVGFSPKKQGVHDYFADTVVVHEHLYEKTESNV; this is encoded by the coding sequence ATGGATTCTACATTCGATGAAGTAAGCGAAAGCCGCAGCCAGCAGGAAGAATTGAAGCCCGCCCTTGCGAAGCGCGCTTCAATTGAAGCGCAGGCCTTTGCAGGTTTTTGGATTAGATTTTGGGCGTTTATCCTTGATTGGCTCGTCGTTTGGGGTGTTAACCATTTGACGGTTTCTCCAATCTTTAGTCTGTTTGGCTGGTCAAAAGGAGGAGGGTGGTTTTCTCCATTTTCCGTCACAACGACGATTGTTTTCCTGCTTTATTTCGCCATCATGACGAAAATTTTTCATCAAACCCTCGGCAAGATGGTGTTTGGGATCAAAGTGGTCTCACTTCAGCCTGAGAAGCAGCTGGCATGGGATGTCATTTTCTTTAGAGAAATTGTTGGACGATATATTAATTCACTTTTTGTTCTCTATGCTGTCGTTGGGTTCTCACCGAAAAAACAAGGGGTTCATGACTACTTTGCTGATACAGTGGTCGTCCATGAACATCTATATGAAAAAACAGAATCAAACGTGTAA
- the sppA gene encoding signal peptide peptidase SppA — translation MNAKRWVALIIALGVFGSSIVISVTMALFESFNDNKMSYQFGDEIEEKVLEDGSGAGKIAVLEINGTIQDNGGASSLLGGEAYDHRAFLKELDKAKEDASVKGVLLRVNSPGGGVYESAEIHKKLEEVKKAKKPVYVSMGSMAASGGYYVSTPAKKIFASPETLTGSLGVIMQSLNYSKLADNLGIKYETIKSGKFKDIMSPNRDMTKDERDIMQSMVDNSYEGFVKVISEGRGMSKQDVKKIADGRVYDGTQAKSNGLVDELGYYEDALKAMKKNEKGLKGAKVISYSQSFGWNSLLNMSASKLFKSEIDFLNLKETLAGSNGSKPMYLYSK, via the coding sequence ATGAATGCGAAAAGATGGGTAGCCTTAATCATTGCACTTGGTGTTTTCGGATCTTCAATTGTCATTAGTGTCACGATGGCCTTGTTCGAAAGTTTCAATGACAATAAAATGAGCTATCAATTCGGGGATGAAATAGAAGAGAAGGTACTAGAGGATGGCAGCGGTGCAGGTAAAATTGCTGTTCTTGAGATTAATGGAACGATTCAAGATAATGGCGGTGCATCAAGCCTTTTAGGCGGAGAAGCGTATGATCATCGTGCGTTCTTAAAAGAACTAGATAAAGCAAAAGAGGATGCATCTGTAAAAGGTGTCCTGCTGCGAGTGAATTCTCCTGGCGGCGGTGTCTATGAAAGTGCTGAAATACATAAAAAATTAGAAGAAGTGAAAAAAGCGAAGAAGCCAGTTTACGTCTCCATGGGCTCAATGGCAGCTTCTGGCGGTTATTATGTGTCGACACCAGCGAAGAAAATCTTTGCTTCACCTGAAACATTAACAGGTTCTCTAGGCGTGATCATGCAAAGCTTGAATTATTCAAAGCTGGCGGATAATTTAGGCATTAAATATGAAACCATTAAGAGCGGGAAATTCAAAGATATCATGTCTCCAAATCGTGATATGACAAAGGATGAGCGCGACATCATGCAAAGCATGGTCGACAACTCCTATGAAGGGTTTGTCAAAGTCATTTCTGAAGGACGCGGCATGTCTAAACAGGACGTCAAGAAAATTGCCGATGGCCGAGTATATGACGGAACACAGGCGAAGTCCAACGGATTAGTGGATGAGCTTGGATACTATGAAGATGCACTAAAAGCGATGAAGAAAAATGAAAAAGGCTTAAAAGGGGCAAAAGTCATCAGCTATTCTCAAAGCTTTGGCTGGAACTCTCTTCTGAATATGAGTGCAAGCAAGCTCTTTAAAAGCGAAATTGATTTTCTGAATTTAAAAGAAACACTGGCTGGCTCAAACGGGTCTAAACCGATGTATCTCTATTCAAAATAA
- a CDS encoding NAD kinase yields the protein MTDNRRNVFFFYKKDHELDGHISSLEKLATDQGFQVVKRAEDAHIIASIGGDGTFLQAVRKTNFRDDCLYVGVSKTENSHLYCDFSLEHFDKMIDAMNTEQIEVRKYPVIDVSVDSTNQFHCLNELSIRSSIIKTFVIDVYIDDFHFETFRGDGMIISTPTGSTAYNKSVNGAVVDPMLPCMQVTELASLNNNSYRTLGAPFILSSDRKLTLKVVQDGNDHPIIGLDNEALGTKHVKQIDIGLSGKVIKTVKLKDNSYWEKVKRRFL from the coding sequence ATGACAGACAATCGTCGCAATGTATTTTTCTTTTACAAAAAAGATCATGAATTGGATGGACACATTTCTTCTCTGGAGAAGCTCGCTACTGATCAAGGCTTTCAAGTCGTAAAGCGTGCAGAGGATGCCCATATTATTGCTTCAATTGGCGGGGATGGCACATTTCTTCAAGCAGTCCGCAAAACGAATTTCCGTGATGACTGCTTGTATGTAGGGGTATCAAAAACTGAGAATTCGCATCTATACTGCGATTTTTCATTAGAACATTTTGATAAAATGATTGATGCCATGAACACCGAACAGATTGAAGTGAGGAAATATCCAGTCATTGATGTAAGCGTTGACAGTACAAATCAGTTCCATTGCTTAAACGAACTGTCGATCCGCTCTAGCATCATTAAAACATTTGTCATCGATGTATATATAGATGATTTTCACTTTGAAACGTTTAGAGGCGACGGAATGATTATTTCGACTCCGACCGGCTCAACAGCCTACAATAAATCCGTAAACGGCGCCGTGGTTGATCCGATGCTCCCTTGTATGCAAGTGACAGAGCTTGCATCTCTTAATAACAACTCGTACCGTACGCTTGGCGCTCCTTTCATCTTAAGCAGTGACCGCAAGCTGACGCTGAAGGTCGTGCAGGACGGAAACGACCATCCGATTATCGGGCTTGATAATGAAGCCCTCGGCACAAAACACGTCAAACAAATTGACATTGGCCTTTCAGGAAAAGTGATTAAAACGGTGAAATTAAAAGACAACTCATACTGGGAAAAAGTCAAACGCAGATTCCTTTAA
- a CDS encoding DEAD/DEAH box helicase, with the protein MPLQHFDQYPLSDELKQALEALHFHTPTPVQHETLSVAFSKQDLIVKSQTGSGKTAAYGLPICEMVDWAENKPQALILVPTRELAMQVKQDLTSLGRFKRIKAAAIYGKAPFQAQKVELAQKNHVVCGTPGRILDHLEKGTLSLENLKFFVLDEADEMLNMGFIDQVSSIIQHLPPKRMSMLFSATMSAEMKELSEQFLQSPKVIEIAREAKSVQQITHTVIETEEEAKFSLLQRTIVIENPDSCIIFCNTQERVNELTIKLDDWDVPCDKIHGGMRQEDRFDVMDEFKNGEFRYLIATDIAARGIDVSDMTHVIHYDLPYEKERYIHRTGRTGRAGKSGKTIAFMTRHAQPLIDELKQDAGIDFHTQPYPTKEEAEQHVASFEEKIETPIQKENKQAGVEKDIMKLYFNGGKKKKLRAVDFVGTIAKIEGVAFDDIGIITIQDTKTYVDILNGKGPLVLNAMRHTTIKGKQLKVHEARS; encoded by the coding sequence ATGCCATTACAACATTTTGATCAATATCCATTAAGTGATGAATTGAAACAAGCGTTAGAAGCGCTTCACTTCCATACACCTACACCCGTTCAGCACGAGACGTTATCGGTTGCTTTTTCAAAGCAGGATCTAATCGTCAAATCTCAGACAGGCAGCGGCAAGACAGCAGCCTATGGTCTGCCTATATGTGAAATGGTGGATTGGGCTGAAAATAAACCCCAAGCCCTCATCCTCGTTCCAACACGCGAACTTGCAATGCAGGTCAAGCAAGACCTCACCAGCCTTGGACGATTTAAACGAATCAAAGCGGCAGCCATTTATGGAAAAGCCCCTTTTCAAGCCCAAAAAGTAGAGCTTGCACAAAAAAACCATGTTGTGTGCGGAACACCAGGGCGAATATTGGATCACCTAGAAAAGGGTACTCTTTCTTTAGAAAACCTCAAATTTTTCGTGTTAGATGAAGCAGATGAAATGCTGAACATGGGATTTATTGATCAAGTCTCTTCCATTATTCAGCATCTGCCGCCAAAGCGCATGTCGATGCTGTTTTCAGCGACGATGTCTGCTGAAATGAAAGAATTGAGCGAGCAATTTTTACAATCGCCAAAAGTGATTGAGATTGCACGTGAGGCAAAATCTGTGCAGCAAATCACCCACACCGTGATTGAAACAGAGGAAGAAGCCAAATTCTCACTTCTCCAGCGAACGATCGTCATCGAAAATCCTGATAGCTGTATCATTTTCTGCAATACACAGGAACGCGTGAATGAACTGACGATCAAGCTGGACGATTGGGATGTCCCTTGCGACAAAATCCATGGGGGCATGAGACAGGAAGACCGCTTTGACGTCATGGATGAATTCAAAAACGGTGAGTTCCGCTATCTGATCGCAACAGATATAGCAGCCCGGGGAATCGATGTAAGCGATATGACACATGTCATTCATTACGACCTGCCTTATGAAAAAGAACGCTATATTCATCGAACTGGAAGAACCGGTAGAGCGGGTAAAAGCGGGAAAACGATTGCGTTTATGACAAGGCACGCGCAGCCGCTCATTGATGAATTAAAGCAGGATGCTGGCATTGATTTCCACACTCAGCCTTATCCGACGAAGGAAGAAGCAGAGCAGCATGTAGCCAGCTTCGAAGAGAAGATTGAAACACCTATTCAAAAGGAAAATAAGCAAGCCGGCGTAGAAAAAGATATTATGAAGCTTTATTTTAACGGCGGGAAGAAAAAGAAACTGCGGGCCGTTGATTTCGTTGGGACTATTGCGAAAATAGAAGGCGTTGCATTCGATGACATTGGAATTATTACGATTCAGGACACGAAAACGTATGTAGATATTTTAAACGGGAAAGGTCCTCTTGTACTGAATGCTATGCGTCACACAACCATTAAAGGCAAGCAGTTAAAAGTACATGAAGCACGCTCATAA
- a CDS encoding fatty acid desaturase, whose product MTTSTNTQQQATLRKQVGQFSGADSKKSIMQLFNTFIPFLGLWFLAYYSLNISYLLTLFFAVIAAGFLVRVFIIFHDCCHQSFFKQKPLNHLFGFITGVLTLFPYLQWQRDHSIHHATSSNLDKRGTGDIWLLTVKEYQEASVWTKFRYRFYRNPFVMFILGPIFVFLFQNRFNVKNARKKERWNTYFTNISIVLLAGATYLLFGWQGLLLVQGPIFLISGSIGVWLFYVQHTFEDSYFEADEHWNYVQAAVEGSSFYKLPKLLQWLTGNIGYHHVHHLSPRVPNYHLEHAHEHSEPLQNVPTITLKTSIDSMKFRLWDEETKAFVTFREARQTKSTPVIKGDILKKNA is encoded by the coding sequence ATGACGACTTCAACAAACACACAGCAGCAAGCCACTTTAAGAAAACAAGTAGGCCAATTTTCTGGTGCTGATTCAAAAAAAAGTATCATGCAGCTCTTTAATACATTTATTCCATTTTTGGGGCTTTGGTTTCTTGCCTATTATAGCCTGAACATCTCCTACCTTTTAACCCTCTTCTTTGCGGTTATTGCAGCTGGTTTTTTAGTACGTGTCTTTATTATTTTTCACGACTGCTGCCATCAATCCTTTTTTAAACAGAAGCCGCTGAATCACCTGTTTGGTTTCATAACGGGTGTACTCACCCTTTTCCCTTATCTTCAATGGCAAAGAGATCATTCGATTCACCATGCCACAAGCAGTAATTTAGACAAACGAGGTACTGGTGACATTTGGCTCCTGACAGTCAAAGAATATCAAGAAGCATCTGTATGGACGAAATTTCGCTACAGATTTTATCGTAATCCTTTTGTCATGTTTATTTTAGGACCGATCTTTGTTTTCCTGTTTCAAAACCGCTTCAACGTCAAAAATGCTCGTAAAAAAGAGCGCTGGAATACCTATTTTACAAACATATCGATTGTTTTGCTCGCAGGGGCTACCTATCTCCTTTTTGGCTGGCAAGGTTTGTTACTTGTCCAAGGTCCAATCTTTCTGATTTCTGGATCAATTGGTGTATGGCTGTTTTATGTGCAGCATACGTTTGAGGATTCTTACTTTGAAGCTGATGAGCATTGGAATTATGTGCAGGCAGCTGTAGAAGGCAGTTCTTTTTACAAATTGCCAAAGCTCCTTCAATGGTTAACAGGCAATATCGGTTATCACCATGTCCATCATTTAAGTCCGAGGGTACCGAATTATCATTTAGAGCATGCTCATGAGCATAGTGAGCCGCTTCAAAATGTTCCAACCATTACGCTGAAAACAAGTATTGATTCAATGAAATTCAGACTTTGGGATGAGGAAACGAAAGCATTTGTTACCTTTAGAGAGGCGCGCCAGACGAAAAGCACACCTGTCATCAAAGGAGACATTCTCAAGAAGAATGCTTAA
- a CDS encoding sensor histidine kinase produces MKKQLKIQKLHGISPYIWAIFFILPFYFILKTPSTLGIVIGIILNVVFFAVYRFAFVAKGWALYVFGLLLIAISTGYVMLYSYIYFAFCIAYFNGHIKRKVPFYILYYIHVGSAAVAVNFSLILKKGWFLTQIPFVVITLISAILLPLSIRSRKERERLEEKLEDANERIADLVKLEERQRIARDLHDTLGQKLSLIGLKSDLARKLIYKDPEQARAELKSVQQTARTSLNEVRKIVSSMKGIRIKDEMSNIKQILEAAGIELIYDEKGAPKHISLLNENIVSMCIKEAVTNVVKHSEATVCKITIHQKAKEAVITVEDDGTFKGDHPSSQTKGHGLLGIRERLEFANGRLHIETKHGTKLIMSIPNDSAAKE; encoded by the coding sequence ATGAAAAAACAACTTAAAATTCAAAAATTGCATGGGATTTCCCCATATATATGGGCCATTTTTTTCATCCTGCCCTTTTATTTTATCCTTAAGACGCCTTCGACTTTAGGTATTGTGATCGGCATCATATTAAACGTCGTCTTTTTTGCCGTGTATCGTTTTGCCTTTGTCGCAAAAGGCTGGGCTTTATATGTATTCGGCCTTCTATTGATTGCAATTTCTACTGGCTACGTGATGCTCTACAGCTACATTTATTTCGCTTTTTGCATCGCCTATTTCAATGGACATATTAAAAGAAAAGTACCTTTTTATATCTTATACTATATTCATGTCGGGAGCGCCGCTGTTGCGGTGAACTTTAGCTTGATTTTAAAAAAGGGATGGTTTCTCACACAAATTCCTTTTGTTGTGATCACACTCATTAGTGCCATTCTCCTCCCTCTCAGCATTCGAAGCAGGAAAGAACGTGAACGGCTTGAAGAGAAATTAGAAGATGCCAATGAACGGATCGCCGATCTTGTGAAGCTTGAAGAAAGGCAGCGCATTGCCCGTGATCTGCATGACACCCTTGGCCAAAAGCTTTCTCTTATCGGTTTAAAGAGTGACCTTGCTCGAAAACTCATCTATAAAGATCCTGAACAAGCTCGTGCCGAACTAAAAAGCGTCCAGCAGACCGCTAGAACGTCTCTTAATGAAGTGCGGAAGATCGTTTCCTCCATGAAAGGCATTCGAATCAAGGATGAAATGTCGAACATAAAGCAAATTCTCGAAGCGGCCGGGATTGAATTGATCTATGATGAAAAGGGAGCACCGAAACACATCTCTCTTCTCAACGAAAACATTGTGAGCATGTGCATAAAAGAGGCCGTTACGAATGTCGTTAAACATAGTGAAGCCACTGTCTGTAAAATCACCATTCACCAAAAGGCAAAAGAAGCCGTCATCACGGTTGAAGATGATGGAACATTTAAAGGAGATCACCCCTCCTCTCAAACGAAGGGACATGGCCTTTTAGGGATTAGAGAAAGATTGGAATTTGCAAATGGACGCCTTCATATTGAGACAAAACATGGGACGAAGCTGATCATGAGCATTCCAAATGATTCAGCAGCCAAAGAATAG